The proteins below come from a single Aegilops tauschii subsp. strangulata cultivar AL8/78 chromosome 6, Aet v6.0, whole genome shotgun sequence genomic window:
- the LOC120970248 gene encoding uncharacterized protein yields MPRAHSRSFSAALPSICRRSLRSFPPQSDLTERVPDPARGAAVEPPRRWSGTSCHGRRRHLLPHDTLPRLRPQAPLPHATRTLSHHASLPRRLSRADGARAAVADPVAAAEPVDEEKENEEETEAAEDEEDTLLDRAQPDLTGPFAHVQTCPICDTVFCSSSMDQCLISPRLMFHWTR; encoded by the exons ATGCCTCGTGCCCACAGCAGATCGTTCTCCGCCGCCCTCCCATCGATCTGCCGCCGATCCCTGCGGAGCTTCCCTCCCCAATCCGATCTGACGGAGAGAGTGCCAGATCCGGCCAGGGGAGCCGCCGTAGAGCCTCCACGTCGGTGGAGCGGCACCTCCTGCCACgggcgccgccgccacctcctgccTCACGACACTTTGCCGCGACTCCGCCCCCAAGCGCCGCTCCCGCACGCAACCCGAACCCTATCCCACCATGCCTCGTTGCCTCGCCGCTTGAGCCGCGCTGATGGAGCCCGAGCAGCGGTGGCcgaccccgtcgccgccgccgagccTGTGGACGAGGAGAAGGAGAACGAGgaggagacggaggcggccgAGGACGAGGAGGACACGCTGCTGGACCGCGCGCAGCCTGATCTCACGGGTCCCTTTGCACATGTGCAG ACTTGCCCAATATGTGATACTGTGTTTTGCAGTTCATCAATGGACCAATGCCTAATCTCCCCAAG GTTGATGTTTCACTGGACCCGGTGA